One Deinococcus sp. LM3 genomic region harbors:
- a CDS encoding MFS transporter → MLWLRPLTMLRLLALLTLCETVRTGFFVSALPVSGPALPLGAATIGAMAGAHYLADALAKGPAGLLIGRWGLGAALLPGPLLGLAALLLARHAPHALSGVLVCAAWGVGYAALWPGVMSASQALAVPGRTARALTVSNLSVAPAILTGALVVGPLMKGWPDLTWTALMVTQLLTVLLALSLLRVRLPAPERAGAVWRDWRPVAGLLPAAFVQTLAPALLSTVLYPLLDRLDLTVRDLLPGGALALATFGLSVWLIGRRADRGNPRRALLPGLLLLAGTFALAALPGVTALLPLLGALLGAGYGAFITGWNGLVARTLPEGQRAAAWGTVMAVEALGYAAGPVLGGVAWQLAGVPGVFGLGAAVFLGALLYDLLRHHAARRAPGGEAVGGKR, encoded by the coding sequence GTGTTGTGGCTGCGGCCCCTGACCATGCTGCGGCTCCTGGCCCTGCTGACCCTGTGCGAGACCGTCCGCACCGGGTTCTTCGTGTCGGCCCTGCCGGTCAGTGGCCCGGCCCTGCCGCTGGGCGCCGCCACGATCGGCGCGATGGCCGGCGCACACTACCTCGCCGACGCGCTCGCCAAGGGTCCCGCCGGACTGCTGATCGGCCGCTGGGGCCTGGGCGCCGCGCTGCTGCCCGGCCCGCTGCTGGGGCTGGCGGCGCTGCTGCTGGCCCGCCACGCCCCGCACGCCCTGAGCGGCGTGCTGGTGTGCGCCGCGTGGGGGGTCGGGTACGCGGCGCTGTGGCCGGGCGTCATGAGCGCCTCGCAGGCGCTGGCCGTGCCGGGCCGCACCGCCCGCGCCCTGACGGTCAGCAACCTGAGTGTCGCGCCCGCCATCCTGACCGGCGCGCTGGTGGTCGGGCCGCTCATGAAAGGCTGGCCGGACCTGACCTGGACGGCACTGATGGTCACGCAACTCCTGACGGTGCTGCTGGCCCTGAGCCTGCTGCGGGTGCGGCTGCCTGCCCCGGAGCGGGCCGGGGCGGTGTGGCGCGACTGGCGGCCCGTCGCGGGGCTGCTGCCCGCCGCGTTCGTGCAGACGCTCGCCCCGGCGCTACTGAGCACCGTCCTGTACCCGCTGCTGGACCGCCTGGACCTGACCGTGCGCGACCTGCTGCCCGGCGGGGCGCTGGCCCTGGCCACCTTCGGCCTGAGCGTGTGGCTGATCGGCCGCCGCGCCGACCGGGGCAACCCGCGCCGCGCGCTGCTACCGGGCCTGCTGCTGCTGGCCGGAACCTTCGCGCTGGCCGCCCTGCCCGGCGTGACCGCGCTGCTGCCCCTGCTGGGCGCGCTGCTGGGCGCCGGGTACGGCGCGTTCATCACCGGCTGGAACGGCCTGGTCGCCCGGACCCTCCCGGAAGGACAGCGGGCCGCCGCGTGGGGCACCGTCATGGCTGTCGAGGCGCTCGGCTACGCTGCCGGTCCCGTCCTGGGCGGCGTGGCGTGGCAGCTGGCGGGCGTGCCCGGCGTGTTCGGGCTGGGCGCCGCCGTGTTCCTGGGCGCGCTGCTGTACGACCTGCTGCGCCACCACGCGGCCCGCCGCGCACCGGGCGGTGAAGCGGTGGGTGGGAAGCGGTGA
- a CDS encoding penicillin acylase family protein, producing the protein MRKRSGWAVAGRVALGVTAALLLSAGGAAAWLHLSAQARHAGSAPVGGLGGAVTVTRDAWGVPHIRAATDADAVFALGFAHWQDRAWQMDFQRRVAQGRLAEVLGEAALPQDRFLRTWGFERAAQAALPALSAQSRALIRAYTAGVNAAQAQGRTALEFRILGYAPEPWREVDSVSWSKLMAFDLGGNYEEEVLGAQVVRRLGADGLDQVTAPYPDGAPTVLSDDELSGAAQSLTGTAAAGEPSEATRPPTTLPSATLPSATVAALRSHLQAARTLGLQAVPGKGSNNWVIAGSRTESGKPILADDPHLALTAPMLWYLADVQGDRLKAIGASIPGLPAIVIGRNERVAWGVTNVNPDVQDLYIEPGDAPLTSRREVIRVKGAPDVILTVRSSRHGPIISDAGAGAVGPRVALKWTALQGGDTTMDAFLGLNYARNWADFTGALRSYVAPSQSFVYADVDGNTGYYAPGRIPVRRGWDGSLPVSGDGSREWQGFIPFEQLPHTFNPADGLIVTANNRVVPDSYPHALGNDRNWAEPYRAQRITDLLDTGRKLTVADVQRVQLDTLSLVWADLKEPLLATRPGSDRARQALERLRGWDGQQTTGSVPSTLFEAWLMQLQEMARDELGNDAVMNSLSVLKQLRGNGELCAVNGSGDCAGLLTRTLEAALTDLEDRLGPDLNSWTYGQLHTVASHHRAFGKVSALAWLFNHEAPTPGGTNTVNVARPEHGTFRQTHGASYRQIVDLASPNRSVYIGSLGQEGHPLARHTADQQARWIAGEYLPMSTDPADWGRTRQLTLTPRP; encoded by the coding sequence GTGAGGAAACGGTCAGGATGGGCGGTCGCGGGGCGCGTGGCGCTGGGGGTCACGGCGGCGCTGCTGCTGTCGGCGGGAGGCGCGGCCGCGTGGCTGCACCTGTCGGCGCAGGCGCGGCACGCCGGGAGCGCGCCGGTGGGCGGACTGGGCGGCGCGGTCACGGTCACGCGGGACGCCTGGGGCGTGCCTCACATCCGCGCGGCGACCGACGCGGACGCGGTGTTCGCGCTGGGCTTCGCGCACTGGCAGGACCGGGCGTGGCAGATGGACTTCCAGCGGCGCGTGGCGCAGGGCCGACTGGCCGAGGTGCTGGGCGAGGCGGCCCTGCCGCAGGACCGCTTCCTGCGCACCTGGGGCTTCGAGCGGGCCGCCCAGGCGGCGCTGCCGGCACTGTCGGCGCAGTCCCGCGCGCTGATCCGTGCGTACACGGCGGGCGTGAACGCCGCGCAGGCGCAGGGCCGGACCGCGCTGGAATTCCGGATTCTGGGCTATGCGCCCGAACCCTGGCGTGAGGTGGACAGCGTGTCCTGGAGCAAACTGATGGCCTTCGATCTGGGCGGCAACTACGAGGAGGAGGTGCTGGGCGCGCAGGTCGTGCGCCGGCTGGGCGCGGACGGACTGGATCAGGTGACGGCCCCGTACCCGGACGGCGCGCCGACGGTCCTGAGCGACGACGAGCTGAGCGGCGCGGCGCAGTCCCTGACCGGGACGGCCGCAGCGGGCGAGCCGTCCGAAGCGACCCGGCCCCCCACCACCCTCCCCAGCGCGACCCTGCCCAGCGCAACCGTGGCCGCGCTGCGCTCGCACCTGCAGGCGGCGCGGACGCTGGGGTTGCAGGCCGTGCCGGGCAAGGGCAGCAACAACTGGGTGATCGCCGGGAGCCGCACGGAAAGCGGCAAACCGATCCTGGCAGACGACCCTCACCTGGCGCTGACCGCGCCGATGCTGTGGTACCTCGCGGACGTGCAGGGCGACCGGCTGAAGGCCATCGGGGCGAGCATTCCGGGCCTGCCAGCCATCGTGATCGGGCGCAACGAACGGGTCGCGTGGGGCGTGACGAACGTCAACCCGGACGTGCAGGACCTGTACATCGAACCCGGGGACGCCCCCCTGACCAGCCGCCGCGAGGTCATCCGGGTCAAGGGCGCACCCGACGTGATCCTCACGGTGCGCAGCAGCCGGCACGGGCCGATCATCAGCGACGCCGGGGCGGGCGCGGTCGGGCCGCGCGTGGCCCTGAAATGGACGGCCCTGCAGGGCGGCGACACGACCATGGACGCCTTCCTGGGCCTGAACTACGCGCGCAACTGGGCGGACTTCACGGGCGCGCTGCGGTCCTACGTGGCCCCCAGTCAGAGTTTCGTGTACGCCGATGTGGACGGCAACACCGGCTACTACGCGCCGGGCCGCATTCCCGTCCGGCGCGGCTGGGACGGCAGCCTGCCGGTCAGCGGGGACGGGTCGCGCGAGTGGCAGGGCTTCATTCCGTTCGAGCAGCTGCCGCACACCTTCAACCCCGCCGACGGATTGATCGTCACCGCGAACAACCGGGTCGTGCCGGACAGCTACCCGCACGCGCTGGGCAACGACCGCAACTGGGCCGAACCGTACCGCGCCCAGCGCATCACGGACCTGCTGGACACCGGCCGCAAACTCACGGTCGCGGACGTGCAGCGCGTGCAGCTGGACACCCTGAGTCTGGTGTGGGCGGACCTGAAGGAACCACTGCTCGCCACCCGGCCCGGCAGCGACCGCGCCCGGCAGGCCCTGGAGCGGCTGCGCGGCTGGGACGGTCAGCAGACGACCGGCAGCGTTCCCTCGACCCTGTTCGAGGCGTGGCTGATGCAGCTTCAGGAGATGGCCCGCGACGAACTGGGCAACGACGCGGTCATGAACAGCCTCTCGGTCCTGAAGCAGCTGCGCGGGAACGGCGAACTGTGCGCCGTGAACGGCAGCGGCGACTGCGCCGGCCTGCTGACCCGCACGCTGGAGGCCGCCCTGACCGACCTGGAAGACCGCCTGGGACCCGACCTGAACAGCTGGACGTACGGGCAGCTGCACACGGTCGCCAGTCACCACCGCGCCTTCGGGAAGGTCAGCGCGCTGGCATGGCTGTTCAATCACGAGGCCCCCACGCCCGGCGGCACGAACACCGTGAACGTCGCCCGCCCCGAGCACGGCACCTTCCGGCAGACGCACGGCGCCAGCTACCGCCAGATCGTGGACCTCGCCAGCCCCAACCGCAGCGTGTACATCGGCAGCCTGGGCCAGGAAGGGCACCCGCTGGCGCGCCACACGGCCGACCAGCAGGCCCGCTGGATCGCCGGGGAGTACCTGCCCATGAGCACCGACCCCGCCGACTGGGGCCGCACCCGCCAGCTGACCCTCACGCCCCGCCCCTGA
- a CDS encoding single-stranded DNA-binding protein, translated as MADLHRVRDALRASMTAWATLDLRGDQARVALAPDLDVLAPQLDLLDPAWSLTWACDSVTPPVVRARLTVQGVVREGLATAHSLPDAKRAALADLARTYGVRPTSDPVWVEYDPEDGANTTELETDTPVPTETPERPLPPEPPRDPQMEKARRHIEDLLEQLKVAGRGGEAARILMRGYGETLEESRAIYKELHAILKG; from the coding sequence ATGGCTGACCTTCACCGCGTGCGCGACGCCCTGCGCGCCAGCATGACCGCCTGGGCCACCCTGGACCTGCGGGGCGACCAGGCCCGCGTGGCCCTCGCCCCGGACCTCGACGTGCTCGCCCCGCAACTCGACCTGCTGGACCCCGCCTGGAGCCTCACCTGGGCCTGCGACAGCGTCACGCCGCCCGTCGTGCGCGCCCGCCTGACCGTGCAGGGCGTGGTGCGCGAGGGACTGGCCACCGCGCACTCGCTGCCGGACGCCAAACGCGCCGCGCTGGCCGACCTGGCCCGCACGTACGGCGTGCGCCCCACCAGCGACCCCGTCTGGGTCGAGTACGACCCGGAAGACGGCGCGAACACCACCGAACTCGAAACCGACACGCCCGTCCCCACCGAGACCCCCGAACGCCCCCTGCCGCCCGAACCGCCCCGCGACCCGCAGATGGAGAAGGCGCGGCGGCACATCGAGGACCTGCTCGAACAGCTGAAAGTCGCCGGGCGCGGCGGAGAGGCCGCCCGCATCCTGATGCGCGGCTACGGCGAGACGCTCGAGGAGAGCCGCGCCATCTACAAGGAGCTGCACGCCATCCTCAAGGGCTGA